The following coding sequences are from one Lolium rigidum isolate FL_2022 chromosome 6, APGP_CSIRO_Lrig_0.1, whole genome shotgun sequence window:
- the LOC124659655 gene encoding uncharacterized protein LOC124659655: protein MATVGPYNAATPDEKKEPMRPLAHPSPSVHPATDGDVEVQEATATKRGRSTAQYLGKRRRALCCCGWCVASVAVVGIVVLVLALTVFKVKDPVFTMNRVTLEDVDGDLLGADGTRPVSVNATLSADVSIKNPNVASFRYGRSETDFYYGGETVGVAYAPDGEVGAGRTARMNVTLDALADRIAPNVSFIDLVFGREYDLRSYTEISGRVSVLGVYKRDLHIKVNCSITLEVSSAFSSVESKTTDCVADVK, encoded by the coding sequence ATGGCGACCGTCGGGCCGTACAACGCCGCCACACCTGACGAGAAGAAGGAGCCGATGAGGCCGCTCGCCCACCCATCCCCGTCCGTCCACCCGGCGACCGACGGCGATGTCGAGGTTCAGGAGGCCACCGCCACCAAGCGAGGGCGCTCGACCGCGCAGTACCTCGGCAAGCGCCGGCGCGCGCTGTGCTGCTGCGGGTGGTGCGTCGCCTCCGTGGCCGTCGTCGGGATCGTCGTCCTGGTGCTCGCGCTGACCGTGTTCAAGGTGAAGGACCCGGTGTTCACCATGAACCGCGTGACGCTGGAGGACGTGGACGGCGACTTGCTGGGCGCGGACGGGACGCGCCCGGTGTCGGTGAACGCCACGCTGAGCGCCGACGTGTCCATCAAGAACCCGAACGTGGCGTCCTTCAGGTACGGGCGCAGCGAGACGGACTTCTACTACGGCGGGGAGACGGTGGGCGTGGCGTACGCGCCCGACGGCGAGGTGGGCGCCGGCCGGACCGCGCGGATGAACGTGACGCTGGACGCGCTCGCCGACCGGATCGCCCCCAACGTCAGCTTCATCGACCTCGTGTTCGGCCGGGAGTACGACCTCAGGAGCTACACGGAGATCAGCGGGAGGGTGAGCGTGCTGGGGGTCTACAAGAGGGACCTCCACATCAAGGTGAACTGCTCCATCACCTTGGAGGTCAGCAGCGCCTTTAGCTCGGTGGAGAGCAAGACGACGGACTGTGTTGCAGACGTCAAGTGA